The Polyangiaceae bacterium genome includes a region encoding these proteins:
- a CDS encoding homoserine kinase — translation MARLTPLELEEARRIGRSFGLEVRQVEALSGGSVNSNFRVETASAQSVFLRVYEEQVEAGARRELALLATLARAGVPTPEPLSQRLEQHRGKPVALFPWIEGEILCQARVRPEHTRAVGAALARVHLVKVDELAPSRFELGDLQARLERARTPEYAEDVERIAERLVRYAQKRDPSLPSGVIHGDLFRDNVLWRGGQLAALIDFESASLGVFAFDLMVCVQAWCFGDRFDLELVRSMLEGYHAVRRLEPRELAALGVEAALGALRFATTRITDYSLRAPPGQPPLRDYRRFLARLAEIEAGVLEPVALSLG, via the coding sequence ATGGCCCGGCTCACCCCGCTCGAGCTCGAAGAAGCGCGCCGCATCGGGCGCTCGTTCGGGCTCGAGGTGCGCCAGGTCGAGGCCCTGTCCGGCGGCAGCGTGAACTCGAACTTCCGCGTCGAGACCGCCAGCGCGCAGAGCGTGTTCCTGCGCGTGTACGAGGAGCAGGTGGAGGCCGGGGCGAGGCGCGAGCTCGCCTTGCTCGCCACGCTCGCGAGGGCCGGCGTGCCGACGCCGGAGCCGCTCTCGCAGCGCCTGGAGCAGCACCGCGGCAAGCCCGTCGCGCTCTTCCCCTGGATAGAGGGGGAGATCTTGTGCCAGGCGCGGGTGCGACCCGAGCACACCCGCGCGGTGGGTGCGGCGCTCGCGCGCGTGCACCTAGTGAAGGTCGACGAGCTGGCGCCTAGTCGCTTCGAGCTCGGCGACTTGCAGGCGCGGCTCGAGCGCGCGCGGACGCCGGAGTACGCCGAGGACGTGGAGCGAATCGCGGAGCGGCTGGTGCGCTACGCGCAGAAGCGCGACCCGAGCCTGCCCAGCGGTGTGATCCATGGCGACCTGTTCCGCGACAACGTGCTCTGGCGGGGCGGTCAGCTCGCCGCGCTCATCGACTTCGAGAGCGCGTCGCTCGGCGTCTTCGCCTTCGACCTGATGGTCTGCGTCCAGGCCTGGTGCTTCGGCGACCGCTTCGACCTCGAGCTGGTCCGGAGCATGCTCGAGGGTTATCACGCAGTGCGTCGTCTCGAGCCGCGCGAGCTCGCCGCGCTCGGTGTGGAGGCCGCGCTCGGAGCGTTGCGCTTCGCCACCACGCGCATCACCGACTACTCCCTGCGCGCGCCGCCGGGCCAGCCACCCCTGCGCGACTACCGGCGTTTTCTGGCGCGTTTGGCCGAGATCGAGGCCGGCGTGCTCGAGCCGGTGGCGCTCTCGCTCGGCTGA
- a CDS encoding M48 family metallopeptidase: MARVESLDFQKFVDERKQAHPGASSGESSHAYAYAWDKKTRVAFETMKPVELAVAAGVRMFKHIGKAELLGHAVKVGPRQFPRVLALAERCGSTLGIATPTLYVVNNPQMNAATYGTNDDSFIMIHSGLVDHLSDDELMSVIGHECGHIHNNHVVYLTALFMLTRMAGLFLRYASLPAVLALRAWSRRAEITCDRAGALCARDLDVASRALTKLALGSQKLYEELNIEAFLEQHEEAQGSVGRFSEVFATHPWLPKRVLALREFGQSSLFRQHVGKGDDGLSMEQVDEKVHEIVKVLG, translated from the coding sequence GTGGCCCGAGTAGAATCGCTCGATTTTCAGAAGTTCGTCGATGAGCGGAAGCAAGCGCATCCCGGAGCGAGCTCCGGAGAGAGCTCGCACGCTTACGCCTACGCCTGGGACAAGAAGACCCGGGTGGCCTTCGAGACCATGAAGCCCGTGGAGCTCGCCGTAGCGGCGGGCGTCCGGATGTTCAAGCACATCGGCAAGGCGGAGCTCCTGGGGCACGCCGTCAAGGTGGGCCCGCGACAGTTCCCGCGCGTGCTCGCGCTGGCCGAGCGCTGCGGCTCCACGCTCGGCATCGCCACTCCCACGCTCTACGTCGTCAACAACCCGCAGATGAACGCGGCGACCTACGGAACGAACGACGACTCGTTCATCATGATCCACTCGGGCCTGGTCGATCACCTGTCCGACGACGAGCTGATGAGCGTGATCGGCCACGAGTGCGGTCACATCCACAACAACCACGTGGTCTACCTGACGGCGCTCTTCATGCTCACGCGCATGGCGGGCCTGTTCCTGCGCTACGCCAGCCTGCCCGCGGTGCTCGCGCTCCGGGCCTGGTCGCGCCGCGCCGAGATCACCTGCGATCGCGCCGGCGCGCTCTGCGCCCGCGATCTGGACGTCGCGTCCCGCGCCCTGACCAAGCTCGCGCTGGGCTCGCAGAAGCTGTACGAAGAGCTCAACATCGAGGCGTTCCTGGAGCAGCACGAGGAAGCCCAAGGCAGCGTCGGGCGCTTCAGCGAGGTGTTCGCCACCCATCCCTGGCTCCCCAAGCGCGTGCTGGCGCTCCGGGAGTTCGGCCAGAGCTCGCTTTTCCGCCAGCACGTCGGCAAAGGTGACGACGGCCTCTCCATGGAGCAGGTGGACGAGAAGGTTCACGAGATCGTGAAGGTGCTAGGGTAG
- a CDS encoding dynamin family protein → MLDSFRERKLEVIETLGSLSDLARSVGAASLADRVDADLVKKLERDRFHLVVVGEFNHGKSTFVNALLGRAVLPVGVTPTTAVIHHIEWGDEPSSKVVLASGQEQPLPFEEVKTFATGGARADEPVSYVEVCLPAELLRERIVLVDTPGVNDLSLTRAEITYGYIPRSDAVLFVLDAGQPVKESERLFLEHQLIGKSRDKIFFVVAKSDIWNADERAEALGYVKNRLSALVEDPPVFPVSAQAALAGRAEESGVPELVDHLMRFLAEERGRILLDNALGEGLSAAAVLGRGVDARRRAVAMSAEQLARRIELLESDLAGHADTIEKRRLDIREEAGAIKAWARRDLDRFCDDVVRQLPGILQQASGDDLKQHLGPFFEHSFRQWAELETREIAAALEALGERMVALVKDDAHDVGKRVSGAMGADLKAPPIEVDRFAYDVGIFAVLSLGMGVMFANALLGGLLLAAAPALALWNRGRTEAEIKKRALELGPVVLREAAAKVGPKIDEMVDEFASRLDEWVVTAGQELHREVIEVLAAVRAEREAGASDREAELARSERDSERLSQLGARLEALRGKLRGASA, encoded by the coding sequence ATGCTAGATTCCTTTCGCGAGCGGAAGCTCGAAGTCATCGAAACGCTGGGTAGCCTCTCGGATCTGGCGCGCAGCGTGGGCGCCGCGTCGCTCGCCGATCGGGTGGACGCGGATCTGGTGAAGAAGCTGGAGCGGGACCGCTTCCACCTGGTCGTGGTCGGCGAGTTCAACCACGGCAAGAGCACGTTCGTGAACGCGCTGCTCGGCCGAGCCGTGCTGCCCGTCGGGGTCACGCCCACCACGGCGGTCATCCACCACATCGAGTGGGGTGACGAGCCGAGCTCCAAGGTCGTGCTCGCCTCGGGGCAAGAGCAGCCGCTGCCCTTCGAGGAGGTGAAGACCTTCGCCACCGGCGGCGCCCGCGCGGACGAGCCGGTGAGCTACGTGGAGGTGTGCCTGCCGGCGGAGCTCCTGCGCGAGCGCATCGTGCTGGTGGACACCCCCGGAGTGAACGATCTCTCGCTCACCCGGGCCGAGATCACCTATGGCTACATCCCGCGCTCGGACGCGGTGCTGTTCGTGCTCGACGCGGGGCAGCCGGTGAAGGAGAGCGAGCGGCTGTTCTTGGAACATCAGCTCATCGGCAAGAGCCGCGACAAGATCTTCTTCGTGGTCGCCAAGAGCGACATCTGGAACGCCGACGAGCGCGCCGAGGCCCTGGGCTACGTGAAGAACCGGCTGAGCGCGCTGGTCGAGGATCCCCCGGTGTTCCCCGTCAGCGCCCAAGCGGCGCTCGCCGGGCGCGCCGAGGAGAGCGGCGTCCCGGAGCTGGTGGACCACCTGATGCGCTTCCTGGCGGAGGAGCGCGGGCGCATCCTCCTGGACAACGCGCTGGGCGAGGGGCTGTCCGCCGCCGCAGTGCTCGGGCGCGGGGTGGACGCGCGGCGCCGCGCCGTGGCCATGAGCGCCGAGCAGCTCGCGCGTCGCATCGAGCTACTGGAGTCCGATCTGGCCGGGCACGCCGACACCATCGAGAAGCGGCGCCTGGACATCCGGGAAGAAGCCGGCGCCATCAAGGCGTGGGCGCGCCGTGATCTGGATCGCTTCTGCGACGACGTGGTGCGTCAGCTCCCGGGGATCTTGCAGCAGGCGAGCGGCGACGACCTGAAGCAGCACCTGGGGCCCTTCTTCGAGCACTCGTTCCGGCAGTGGGCGGAGCTCGAGACCCGGGAGATCGCCGCGGCGCTCGAGGCCCTCGGCGAGCGCATGGTCGCTCTGGTCAAGGACGACGCCCACGACGTGGGCAAGCGCGTGAGCGGCGCCATGGGCGCGGACTTGAAGGCGCCGCCCATCGAGGTGGACCGCTTCGCCTACGACGTCGGCATCTTCGCCGTGCTCAGCCTCGGCATGGGCGTGATGTTCGCGAACGCCCTGCTCGGCGGGCTGCTCTTGGCGGCGGCGCCGGCCTTGGCGCTGTGGAACCGCGGCCGGACGGAGGCGGAGATCAAGAAGCGCGCGCTGGAGCTCGGGCCCGTGGTCCTGCGCGAGGCGGCGGCCAAGGTCGGCCCCAAGATCGACGAGATGGTGGACGAGTTCGCCAGCCGGCTGGACGAGTGGGTCGTGACCGCAGGCCAGGAGCTGCACCGCGAGGTGATCGAGGTCCTGGCGGCCGTGCGCGCGGAGCGCGAGGCCGGTGCCAGCGACCGCGAGGCCGAGCTCGCCCGCTCGGAGCGGGACAGCGAGCGACTCTCGCAGCTGGGCGCCCGGCTCGAAGCTCTCCGGGGCAAGCTCAGAGGAGCCTCGGCGTGA
- the argH gene encoding argininosuccinate lyase, with product MEALNTSVDVDSALWREDIQGSIAHARGLGRAGVIGAEEVEALVAGLGQVALEIERGELRWDRAKEDVHMNIEARLTAIVGPVGGKLHTARSRNDQVATDLRLYARRRAEETLEALAELGRAIVARATDEIDTLMPSYTHLQRAQPSRLSHHLMAWQEMLWRDRGRIADALARLDECPLGAGAVAGTGFPLDREATARELGFARATRNSIDATGSRDFLMELSGALAILGVHLSRIGEEIVLWSSQEFGFISLSDQFSTSSSMMPQKKNPDVAELVRGKAALLIGSATALLVLEKSLFFGYGRDLQEDKRPIFDAFDNALVSVRALTGAIATATFRRERMREALGAGHVCATDVADFLVSQGVPFREAHHIVGAIVKRAEEQGVQIGELSREELSKAHPALGGDAVAAALDPAEAVERRHVVGGPAKARVLEAISDARARWG from the coding sequence ATGGAGGCGCTCAACACCAGCGTGGACGTGGACTCGGCGCTCTGGCGCGAAGACATCCAAGGGTCCATCGCGCACGCGCGGGGGCTCGGGCGCGCCGGCGTGATCGGCGCTGAAGAGGTCGAGGCGTTGGTGGCGGGGCTCGGCCAGGTCGCTCTGGAGATCGAGCGCGGCGAGCTCCGCTGGGACCGCGCCAAGGAAGACGTCCACATGAACATCGAGGCGCGCCTGACCGCCATCGTGGGACCCGTCGGCGGCAAGCTCCACACGGCGCGCTCTCGCAACGACCAGGTGGCGACCGACCTCCGGCTCTACGCCCGGCGTCGCGCGGAGGAGACCCTCGAAGCCCTCGCCGAGCTGGGTCGCGCCATCGTGGCTCGGGCGACGGACGAGATCGACACGCTGATGCCCTCCTACACGCACCTGCAACGCGCGCAGCCGAGTCGTCTCTCGCACCACCTGATGGCGTGGCAAGAGATGCTCTGGCGCGATCGCGGGCGCATCGCGGACGCGCTGGCTCGGCTGGACGAGTGCCCGCTCGGCGCGGGCGCGGTGGCCGGCACGGGCTTTCCTCTCGATCGCGAGGCCACCGCGCGGGAGCTCGGCTTCGCGCGCGCGACCCGGAACAGCATCGACGCCACCGGCAGCCGCGATTTCCTGATGGAGCTTTCCGGGGCGCTGGCGATCCTGGGCGTTCACCTGTCGCGGATCGGCGAGGAGATCGTGCTCTGGTCGAGCCAGGAGTTCGGCTTCATCAGCCTGAGCGATCAGTTCTCGACCAGCTCCAGCATGATGCCGCAGAAGAAGAACCCCGACGTGGCGGAGCTGGTGCGGGGCAAGGCGGCGCTCTTGATCGGCAGCGCGACAGCGCTGCTCGTGCTGGAGAAGAGCCTCTTCTTCGGCTACGGCCGCGATCTTCAGGAGGACAAGCGCCCGATCTTCGACGCCTTCGACAACGCGCTCGTCAGCGTGCGCGCGCTCACCGGCGCCATCGCCACCGCGACCTTCCGCCGCGAGCGCATGCGCGAGGCCCTCGGCGCGGGGCACGTGTGCGCGACCGACGTGGCGGACTTCCTGGTGAGCCAGGGCGTGCCGTTCCGCGAGGCCCACCACATCGTGGGCGCGATCGTGAAGCGGGCCGAGGAGCAGGGAGTGCAGATCGGTGAGCTGTCTCGCGAGGAGCTCTCGAAGGCTCACCCGGCTCTGGGCGGCGACGCGGTGGCCGCCGCGCTCGATCCGGCCGAGGCCGTGGAGCGGCGCCACGTCGTGGGCGGACCGGCGAAGGCCCGCGTGCTCGAGGCGATCAGCGACGCCCGCGCGCGCTGGGGCTGA
- a CDS encoding gliding motility protein has translation MQLDFAARELTIKLVYYGPALSGKTTNLQALHEAADPTITGRLMTLETRDDRTLFFDLLPFTFRDKGGLSVRLKVFTVPGQVIHASTRRLVLQGADGIAFIADSQVAETENNATAFVDLKENLKTYGLTLKQIPLIIQFNKRDLPAVRSDEEIASLAAQGREPVYLAVATRGEGVVESFIGLLYLTWSALDAEHDLNRKFGFDSTAFLESVAQRLGHDRPLADVLGACVGGALEVLRPEGE, from the coding sequence ATGCAGCTTGATTTCGCCGCTCGTGAGCTCACGATCAAGCTCGTCTACTACGGCCCGGCCCTGAGCGGAAAGACGACGAACCTCCAGGCGCTGCACGAGGCCGCGGATCCGACGATTACCGGCCGGCTGATGACGCTGGAGACCCGGGACGACCGCACCTTGTTCTTCGACCTGTTGCCCTTCACCTTCCGGGACAAGGGCGGGCTCTCGGTGCGGTTGAAGGTGTTCACGGTCCCGGGCCAGGTGATCCACGCCTCGACCCGGCGGCTGGTGTTGCAGGGTGCCGACGGCATCGCCTTCATCGCCGACTCGCAGGTGGCCGAGACGGAGAACAACGCCACCGCGTTCGTGGACCTGAAGGAGAACCTCAAGACCTACGGCCTGACGCTCAAGCAGATCCCGCTGATCATCCAGTTCAACAAGCGTGACCTGCCGGCGGTGCGCAGCGACGAGGAGATCGCCTCGCTCGCAGCGCAGGGTCGAGAGCCCGTGTACCTGGCGGTGGCGACGCGTGGCGAGGGCGTGGTCGAGAGCTTCATCGGTCTGCTCTATCTGACCTGGAGCGCGCTCGACGCCGAGCACGACTTGAACCGCAAGTTCGGGTTCGACTCTACGGCCTTCCTCGAGTCCGTCGCGCAGCGGCTCGGCCACGACCGGCCGCTCGCGGACGTGCTCGGTGCCTGTGTGGGCGGCGCGCTCGAGGTGCTCAGACCGGAGGGAGAGTGA
- a CDS encoding PocR ligand-binding domain-containing protein, translating into MAEAPVTLLDELTMGRSVELESLVDKGALREMAESARELFGVSLRIFSESGNLLADASGEPPLYAYLDEHKAGRDALASVISAVKSLEPEPDTEADLTCVTGARYIVRAISYDGRRLGRLILGPYRDPAAPGPSAELTRLDAGIDGARVASAWLELPAFPDQQARRIVRHLCHALDLILFSGHKALLTSNMHLMSVQESYRELADKNAKLQHAFDRLKELDRLKSNFLGTVSHELRTPLTSIIGYSEMLKEGIAGELTKEQQEFVHTIHEKGEQLLGLIKGLLDLSKLESGTMSLRKAEIDIVPLIRDVAQTLAPAARKKLVEISVESEPGLPTVWADVERLRQVFLNLSENALKFTPEQGRVTLSVRASVLERRADDEGRGLVLFSTKRPAIEVRVIDTGIGVPDAEKERVFDAFYQVDGSATREHEGTGLGLSIVRRLIDAHDGTVRVEDNVPRGAVFVVTIPCRRTTIA; encoded by the coding sequence ATGGCCGAGGCCCCGGTCACTCTGCTGGACGAGCTCACCATGGGCCGTTCGGTCGAGCTCGAGAGCCTGGTGGACAAAGGCGCGCTCCGCGAGATGGCCGAGAGCGCGCGGGAGCTGTTCGGTGTTTCGCTGCGCATCTTCAGCGAAAGCGGCAACCTGCTCGCCGACGCGAGTGGGGAGCCTCCGCTCTACGCCTACCTGGACGAGCACAAAGCCGGGCGGGACGCGCTGGCGTCGGTGATCTCCGCGGTGAAATCCCTGGAGCCGGAGCCTGACACCGAGGCGGATCTGACCTGCGTGACCGGCGCACGCTACATCGTCCGCGCCATCAGCTACGACGGGCGGCGGCTCGGGCGGCTGATCCTCGGGCCCTACCGCGACCCAGCGGCTCCGGGCCCGAGCGCGGAGCTCACCCGGCTGGACGCCGGCATCGACGGCGCGCGGGTCGCGAGCGCCTGGCTGGAGCTTCCGGCGTTTCCCGATCAGCAGGCGCGGCGCATCGTTCGCCACCTGTGCCACGCCCTCGACCTGATCCTGTTCTCCGGCCACAAGGCCTTGCTCACCAGCAACATGCACCTGATGAGCGTGCAGGAGAGCTACCGCGAGCTCGCCGACAAGAACGCGAAGCTGCAGCACGCCTTCGACCGGCTCAAGGAGCTCGATCGGCTCAAGAGCAACTTCCTCGGCACCGTCTCTCACGAGCTGCGCACGCCGCTCACCAGCATCATCGGCTACAGCGAGATGCTGAAGGAAGGCATCGCCGGCGAGCTGACGAAGGAGCAGCAGGAGTTCGTGCACACCATCCACGAGAAGGGCGAGCAGCTGCTCGGCCTGATCAAGGGGTTGCTCGACCTGTCGAAGCTCGAGAGCGGGACGATGAGCCTGCGCAAGGCGGAGATCGACATCGTGCCGCTGATCCGAGACGTGGCGCAGACCCTGGCTCCGGCCGCGCGCAAGAAGCTGGTGGAGATCAGCGTCGAGTCCGAACCAGGCCTGCCCACGGTGTGGGCGGACGTCGAGCGCTTGCGGCAGGTGTTCCTGAACCTGAGCGAGAACGCGCTGAAATTCACCCCGGAGCAGGGCCGCGTGACGCTCTCGGTCCGGGCCTCGGTGCTGGAGCGCCGCGCTGACGACGAGGGCCGAGGCCTGGTGCTCTTCAGCACCAAGCGCCCGGCCATCGAGGTGCGGGTCATCGACACTGGCATCGGCGTGCCCGACGCGGAGAAGGAGCGCGTGTTCGACGCCTTCTACCAGGTGGACGGCAGCGCGACCCGGGAGCACGAGGGCACCGGGCTCGGCCTGTCCATCGTGCGGCGCCTGATCGACGCCCACGACGGCACCGTGCGAGTCGAGGACAACGTGCCGCGGGGCGCGGTATTCGTGGTGACCATCCCGTGTCGTCGCACCACCATCGCCTGA
- the thiL gene encoding thiamine-phosphate kinase, whose translation MSELEAIALLERALSTGKPAGHVELGIGDDAAVLRFGRERLVWTVDACVEGVHFDRRWLSLEDLGWRALMAAASDLAAMGATPVAALCQLALPKSVGRAELAQLSRGQAAAARAIDCPVIGGNISRAPELSLVTTVLGRAKRPLLRSGARVGDRLILVGEVGRAALGLRLLQAGRRGRSPWAEAWRRPVALIDHGRALAKTAHAAIDISDGLAGDAAHLGRASRVRVVLEERALCQTLDASFRRAALRIGASALELALHGGEDYALLCAVARCPRGARHIGRVERGAGVWLEGDDGSRTRITRGGFDHLVR comes from the coding sequence CTGAGCGAGCTCGAGGCGATCGCGCTGCTCGAGCGCGCGCTCTCGACAGGCAAGCCCGCGGGGCACGTCGAGCTCGGCATCGGCGACGACGCGGCGGTCCTGCGCTTCGGTCGCGAGCGATTGGTCTGGACCGTGGATGCCTGCGTCGAGGGTGTGCACTTCGACCGGCGCTGGCTCAGCCTCGAAGATCTCGGCTGGCGCGCGCTGATGGCGGCGGCCAGCGACCTCGCGGCGATGGGTGCCACGCCCGTGGCGGCGCTCTGCCAGCTCGCGCTGCCGAAGTCCGTCGGCCGCGCGGAGCTCGCCCAGCTCTCGCGCGGGCAGGCGGCGGCCGCCCGCGCCATCGATTGCCCGGTGATCGGGGGCAACATCTCGCGGGCACCCGAGCTCTCGCTGGTGACGACGGTGCTGGGCCGAGCGAAGCGTCCGCTCCTGCGCTCGGGGGCGCGCGTCGGCGATCGGCTGATCCTGGTCGGCGAGGTCGGTCGCGCGGCGCTCGGGCTCCGCCTCCTCCAGGCCGGGCGGCGGGGGCGCTCGCCGTGGGCGGAGGCGTGGCGGCGCCCGGTCGCGTTGATCGACCACGGGCGCGCGCTGGCCAAGACGGCGCACGCTGCCATCGACATCTCGGACGGCCTGGCCGGCGACGCCGCGCACCTCGGTCGGGCGAGCCGCGTGCGGGTGGTGCTCGAAGAGCGCGCCCTCTGCCAGACCCTGGACGCGAGCTTCCGCCGCGCCGCACTGCGCATCGGAGCGAGCGCGCTCGAGCTGGCGCTCCACGGCGGCGAAGACTACGCGCTCCTCTGCGCCGTTGCGCGGTGCCCCCGCGGTGCTCGACACATCGGACGCGTCGAACGCGGCGCCGGCGTCTGGCTCGAAGGCGACGACGGCTCACGCACGCGCATCACGCGCGGCGGGTTCGATCACTTGGTACGCTGA
- a CDS encoding acyltransferase — MTRTLLAPIALGLMLPLGVALYSGCKKDEPPPPLPSAAPATTPSAPVVLEVEDAGDDGDADDGDASDAKKGVGVPAASLKACCNALTQNAASAPPPTNVYMTQAAAACHAAVAQGKDKASVVGIVSGALKGAGMPAACR, encoded by the coding sequence GTGACGCGTACGCTCCTCGCCCCCATCGCTCTCGGGCTGATGCTGCCTCTGGGTGTGGCGCTCTACTCCGGCTGCAAGAAGGACGAGCCGCCGCCGCCCTTGCCCTCTGCTGCCCCGGCGACGACTCCCAGCGCTCCCGTGGTGCTCGAGGTCGAAGACGCCGGCGACGACGGCGACGCGGACGACGGCGACGCTTCGGACGCGAAGAAAGGCGTCGGCGTCCCGGCCGCCAGCCTCAAGGCGTGCTGCAACGCGCTCACGCAGAACGCCGCCAGCGCGCCTCCGCCCACGAACGTTTACATGACGCAGGCCGCCGCGGCGTGTCACGCCGCCGTCGCGCAGGGCAAGGACAAGGCCAGCGTCGTGGGCATCGTCTCCGGTGCGCTCAAGGGCGCCGGGATGCCGGCCGCCTGTCGGTGA